The Prunus persica cultivar Lovell chromosome G7, Prunus_persica_NCBIv2, whole genome shotgun sequence genome has a segment encoding these proteins:
- the LOC18771690 gene encoding trafficking protein particle complex subunit 5: MIGVGKIKQYSNVLDKPLSKGKQEVSLSAFAFLFSELVQYNQTQVDNIAELERRLEDAGYAVGARVLELLCHRDKGNRRETRLLGILSFVHSTVWKVLFGKVADSLEKGTEHEDEYMISEKELLVNRFISIPKDMGTFNCGAFVAGIVRGVLDGAGFPAVVTAHFVPVEGQQRPRTTILIKFAEEVLRREARLG; encoded by the exons ATGATTGGGGTTGGGAAGATCAAGCAGTACTCTAATGTCCTCGACAAACCCCTCAGCAAGGGCAAACAAGAg GTCAGTTTGAGTGCGTTTGCATTCTTGTTTTCGGAGCTTGTGCAGTACAACCAGACACAGGTTGACAACATTGCCGAGTTAGAACGAAG GCTGGAGGATGCAGGATATGCTGTTGGGGCTCGAGTTCTGGAGCTTCTTTGCCATAGGGATAAG GGAAACAGAAGGGAGACAAGGTTATTGGGTATCCTGTCTTTTGTGCATAGCACTGTGTGGAAGGTGTTATTTGGAAAG GTAGCCGATTCCCTTGAGAAAGGCACTGAACATGAAGATGAGTACATGATTAGTGAGAAGGAGCTCCTTGTGAACCG ATTTATTTCGATTCCAAAAGACATGGGAACCTTTAATTGTGGAGCATTTGTTGCTGGAATTGTAAGG GGTGTTTTGGACGGTGCTGGTTTTCCAGCTGTAGTAACAGCTCATTTTGTACCAGTGGAGGGTCAGCAACGGCCTCGAACAACCATTTTGATAAAATTTGCTGAAGAG GTACTACGAAGAGAAGCAAGGTTAGGTTGA
- the LOC18771907 gene encoding mediator of RNA polymerase II transcription subunit 22a — protein MNKGGGAASGGGLGGGGSGPTAAAAAAAAQKQKALLQRVETDIANIVDNFSSLVNVSRVNDPPVRNSQEAFMMEMRAARMVQAADSLLKLVSELKQTAIFSGFASLNDHVEQRIVEFNQQAEKTDQMLARIGEEAAASLKELESHYYSSALRTSENLQP, from the exons atgaaTAAGGGGGGAGGTGCAGCGTCAGGTGGCGGATTGGGCGGTGGGGGAAGTGGGCCCACTGCGGCTGCGGCGGCAGCAGCAGCTCAGAAGCAGAAGGCATTGCTGCAGAGAGTGGAGACGGACATCGCCAACATCGTCGACAATTTCAGCTCCCTCGTCAACGTCTCCAGG GTGAACGATCCTCCTGTTAGAAACTCTCAAGAAGCTTTCATGATGGAGATGCGTGCAGCTAGAATG GTTCAGGCAGCTGATTCTCTGCTCAAGTTGGTGTCAGAACTCAAGCAGACGGCAATCTTTTCGGGATTTGCCTCCCTTAATGACCATGTAGAGCAAAGAATAGTGGAGTTCAACCAGCAGGCTGAGAAGACCGACCAGATGTTGGCTAGAATCGGAGAGGAGGCGGCTGCTAGCCTCAAGGAGCTTGAATCCCATTACTATTCATCTGCACTGAGGACTAGTGAAAACTTGCAGCCATGA
- the LOC18769737 gene encoding probable CCR4-associated factor 1 homolog 7 — MVFALLGLVICINLCCSCENKMSLLTKSDSIHIREVWNDNLEKEFELIRKIVDDYPYIAMDTEFPGIVLRPIGTFKNSFDYNYQTLKANVDLLKLIQLGLTFTDENGNLPTCETDKHCVWQFNFRDFNPNEDVYANDSIELLSQSGMDFKKNNEKGVDAVRFSQLLMTSGVVLNENVVWVTFHSGYDFGYLLKLLKGETLPDTQMGFFDMIKVYFPTIYDIKHLMRFCNSLHGGLNKLAELLDVERIGICHQAGSDSLLTSCTFMKLKETFFSGNPDKYAGVLYGLGVENGYNSH, encoded by the coding sequence ATGGTTTTTGCTCTTCTTGGTCTTGTTATTTGCATAAATTTGTGTTGCTCCTGCGAAAATAAAATGTCTTTGTTGACGAAAAGCGATTCAATTCACATTAGGGAAGTTTGGAACGATAATCTTGAGAAGGAGTTCGAATTGATTCGTAAGATTGTAGACGATTACCCTTATATAGCTATGGATACAGAGTTTCCAGGTATCGTTTTGCGGCCCATAGGCACTTTCAAGAACAGTTTTGATTATAATTATCAAACCCTTAAGGCCAATGTGGACCTCTTGAAGTTAATTCAGTTGGGTCTCACATTTACTGATGAGAACGGGAACCTTCCCACCTGTGAAACTGACAAGCACTGTGTGTGGCAATTCAATTTCCGCGACTTCAACCCTAATGAGGATGTGTATGCCAATGACTCCATAGAGTTATTGTCACAGAGCGGTATGGATTTCAAGAAGAACAACGAGAAGGGTGTTGATGCTGTTAGGTTCAGCCAGCTACTGATGACATCCGGTGTTGTGCTGAATGAAAACGTGGTTTGGGTGACATTCCACAGTGGCTATGATTTCGGGTACTTGCTCAAGCTTCTTAAAGGCGAAACCCTTCCGGACACACAGATGGGGTTCTTTGATATGATCAAGGTGTATTTTCCTACAATTTATGATATCAAGCATCTCATGAGGTTCTGCAACAGCCTTCATGGTGGGTTGAACAAGCTGGCGGAGCTGCTAGATGTGGAGAGAATTGGTATTTGCCACCAAGCTGGTTCTGATAGTTTGCTGACTAGTTGTACGTTCATGAAACTGAAAGAGACTTTCTTTAGTGGGAATCCTGACAAATATGCTGGTGTTTTATATGGTCTTGGTGTTGAGAATGGATATAATTctcattga
- the LOC18769454 gene encoding protein RTF2 homolog, producing the protein MHPKLHNFQIFLQSPDLQIPTQTITLAPTQTPTLRHLKLSIFSHTLPSLYFTLNGKPLNDSTPLLDSQITPLSTLVLRIRACGGGGDGGATGAESRDCYLKMYAEKKPDKVDPNEQRLSKWLNCSLSNEPLKEPCVVDFLGNVFNKEPLVEALLGKKVPKAFGHIKGLKDMITVHFSPIPGTESNRRSSAAGPRFQCPISGVEFNGKCKFLALKTCGHVLSAKALKEVKSSTCLVCHAGFSEADKIVINGNEEEVAALRDRMEAEKAKGRVKKMKKTKNGDATLNGEEGMGFEASRLSGTKHGIDVKAVEKASANVEVHGKVVNGGDNVKGVSNGAAKRFKAVDIAPPNATKEVYASIFTSSRKSEFKETYSCRSLPLGRN; encoded by the coding sequence ATGCATCCCAAACTTCACAATTTCCAAATCTTCCTCCAATCTCCagacctccaaattccgacCCAAACCATAACCCTAGCCCCAACTCAGACCCCAACTCTCCGTCACCTCAAGCTCTCTATTTTCTCCCATACCCTGCCATCGCTTTACTTCACCCTCAATGGTAAACCCCTGAACGACTCCACTCCACTTCTCGATTCCCAAATTACCCCTCTTTCTACCCTCGTTTTACGTATTAGAGCTTGCGGAGGTGGCGGCGATGGCGGGGCCACGGGGGCCGAGTCCCGCGACTGTTACCTCAAGATGTATGCTGAGAAGAAGCCCGATAAGGTTGATCCAAATGAGCAGAGGCTGTCGAAGTGGCTCAATTGCTCGCTCTCCAACGAGCCCTTGAAGGAACCGTGCGTGGTGGATTTTCTTGGGAATGTGTTTAACAAGGAGCCTCTTGTGGAGGCCTTGTTGGGCAAGAAGGTGCCCAAGGCCTTTGGGCACATAAAGGGCTTGAAGGACATGATCACTGTTCATTTTTCCCCAATTCCTGGAACTGAATCCAATCGCCGATCGAGTGCCGCGGGGCCGCGGTTTCAATGCCCTATTTCTGGAGTGGAGTTTAACGGTAAGTGTAAGTTTTTGGCATTGAAAACTTGTGGACATGTACTCAGTGCAAAGGCTTTAAAGGAGGTAAAATCCTCCACTTGCCTTGTTTGTCATGCTGGATTTTCTGAGGCGGATAAGATTGTGATTAACGGAAACGAAGAGGAAGTTGCGGCGTTGAGAGATAGAATGGAGGCCGAGAAGGCGAAAGGGAGAgtgaaaaagatgaagaagacgaAAAATGGGGATGCTACTCTGAATGGAGAAGAGGGTATGGGTTTTGAGGCCTCGCGGTTGAGCGGTACCAAGCATGGCATTGATGTTAAGGCTGTGGAGAAGGCATCAGCAAATGTCGAGGTACATGGGAAGGTTGTGAATGGTGGGGATAATGTGAAGGGTGTGAGTAATGGTGCGGCAAAGAGGTTCAAGGCTGTGGATATAGCCCCGCCTAATGCTACTAAGGAAGTGTATGCGTCTATCTTCACGTCGTCAAGGAAGTCGGAGTTCAAGGAAACATATTCTTGTAGATCTCTCCCACTCGGTAGAAACTAG
- the LOC18771413 gene encoding 40S ribosomal protein S12, with amino-acid sequence MSGEEEVVVAAEPAAAAAVPALGEPMDLLTALQLVLRKSLAHGGLTRGLHEGAKVIEKHAAQLCVLAEDCDQADYVKLVKALCADHNVKLISIPSAKTLGEWSGLCKIDSEGKARKVVGCSCVVVKDYGEDTEGLHVVQEYVKSH; translated from the exons ATGTCAGG agaagaagaagttgttgttgctgctgagcctgctgctgctgctgctgttccAGCTCTAGGTGAGCCCATGGACCTTTTGACAGCATTGCAACTTGTGCTGAGAAAGTCGTTGGCTCATGGTGGGCTCACACGTGGACTCCACGAAGGTGCAAAGGTCATCGAGAAGCACGCTGCACAGCTCTGTGTGTTAGCTGAGGACTGTGATCAGGCCGATTATGTCAAGCTGGTCAAGGCGCTATGTGCTGACCATAATGTTAAATTGATATCAATTCCTAGTGCTAAAACTCTTGGAGAATGGTCTGGT CTTTGTAAGATTGATTCAGAGGGAAAGGCTAGAAAGGTTGTTGGTTGCTCTTGCGTTGTTGTGAAG GATTATGGGGAAGATACAGAAGGCCTTCATGTTGTTCAGGAGTACGTGAAGTCCCATTAA
- the LOC18769767 gene encoding NADP-dependent glyceraldehyde-3-phosphate dehydrogenase, whose translation MAGTGLFSEILDGEAYKYYADGEWKKSSSGKLVPIINPTTRKVHYKVQACTQEEVNKVMETAKIAQKSWAKTPLWKRAELLHKAASILKEYKTPIAESLVKEIAKPAKDAVTEVVRSGDLVSYCAEEGVRILGEGKFLVSDSFPGNDRTKYCLTSKIPLGVVLAIPPFNYPVNLAVSKIAPALIAGNSLVLKPPTQGAVSCLHMVHCFHLAGFPKGLISCVTGKGSEIGDFLTMHPGVSCISFTGGDTGIAISKKAGMIPLQMELGGKDACIVLEDADLDLVAANIIKGGFSYSGQRCTAVKVVLVMESVADALVEKVNKRVAKLTVGPPEENSDITPVVSESSANFIEGLVVDAKQKGATFCQEYKRDGNLIWPLLLDNVRPDMRIAWEEPFGPVLPVIRITSVEEGIHHCNASNFGLQGCVFTKDINKAILIGDAMETGTVQINSAPARGPDHFPFQGIKDSGIGSQGITNSINMMTKIKTTVINLPTPSYSMG comes from the exons ATGGCTGGTACTGGATTGTTTTCAGAGATATTGGATGGAGAGGCTTACAAGTACTACGCTGATGGAGAGTGGAAGAAATCATCTTCTGGGAAACTCGTTCCCATCATCAACCCAACTACAAGAAAGGTTCACTACAAGGTTCAAG CTTGTACACAAGAAGAGGTCAACAAGGTTATGGAAACTGCGAAAATTGCACAGAAGTCGTGGGCAAAGACTCCACTCTGGAAGCGAGCTGAGCTTCTTCATAAAGCTGCTTCTATCCTGAAAGAGTACAAAACTCCAATTGCAGAATCCCTTGTTAAAGAAATTGCTAAACCTGCTAAAGATGCAGTTACAGAG GTTGTGAGGTCTGGGGATTTGGTGTCTTACTGTGCTGAAGAAGGGGTTAGGATTCTGGGAGAAGGGAAGTTCTTGGTGTCTGATAGTTTTCCTGGAAATGACAGAACAAAGTACTGCCTCACTTCCAAG ATTCCACTTGGTGTGGTTTTAGCCATTCCACCATTTAACTATCCTGTCAACCTTGCTGTCTCAAAAATTGCTCCTGCACTCATTGCTGGAAACTCCCTTGTGCTGAAGCCTCCAACTCAG GGTGCTGTTTCTTGCCTTCATATGGTTCATTGCTTTCACTTGGCTGGTTTTCCCAAAGGCCTTATTAGTTGTGTCACTGGGAAAGGATCTGAGATCGGCGACTTCCTTACCATGCATCCTGGAGTGAGTTGTATAAG CTTCACTGGTGGTGATACTGGTATTGCAATTTCAAAAAAGGCAGGCATGATCCCTCTTCAGATGGAGTTGGGGGGTAAAGATGCCTGCATTGTGCTTGAAGATGCCGACCTAGATTTGGTGGCAGCAAACATTATAAAGGGAGGCTTTTCTTACAg TGGTCAAAGGTGTACTGCTGTTAAGGTTGTCTTGGTGATGGAATCCGTTGCTGATGCCCTTGTCGAGAAAGTGAACAAAAGGGTGGCAAAACTAACTGTTGGACCACCAGAGGAGAACTCTGATATCACTCCAGTTGTTTCAGAATCATCAGCGAATTTTATCGAAGGGTTAGTTGTGGATGCAAAACAGAAAGGAGCAACATTTTGCCAGGAGTACAAGAGAGATGGCAACCTTATCTGGCCTTTGTTGTTAGATAACGTCAGGCCTGATATGAGAATTGCATGGGAAGAGCCATTTGGTCCAGTTTTGCCAGTTATTAGGATTACTTCTGTAGAAGAAGGAATCCACCATTGCAATGCCAGCAATTTTGGACTCCAG GGCTGTGTGTTCACAAAGGACATCAACAAGGCCATTTTGATTGGTGATGCAATGGAGACGGGAACGGTTCAAATAAACTCTGCACCTGCTCGTGGACCGGATCATTTTCCGTTTCAG GGTATAAAGGACAGTGGCATTGGGTCACAAGGAATCACCAACAGCATCAACATGATGACCAAGATCAAGACGACTGTGATCAACTTGCCAACACCTTCTTACAGCATGGGTTAG
- the LOC18770899 gene encoding transcription factor bHLH66 isoform X1 has protein sequence MQPCSKEMQDMNSLLNSSPSSQLSLQDHHRHLQLQPQQQSHSHSHSHSRPHLHNSHSQMHPQIPSPSPAHFDSASHDDFLEQMLSTLGPSSCSWADDTPPSNSDNVVFTYDDSANLATKFRSQQISAGAGASKSASTSAAAAAAMMLQHQLMMSRSTSADSGFVPMALSLGNGDFDRSNNDVVEGSSSFKSPNPVGGEGASSVQALFNGFSGSLHGGATTQSPNQHFHQPQGGSLQAQNYGGPGAAMNQGPASGSGGGGGAPAQARPRVRARRGQATDPHSIAERLRRERIAERMKALQELVPNANKTDKASMLDEIIDYVKFLQLQVKVLSMSRLGGAAAVAPLVADVSSEGGGDCIQASANGGTRGRSSNGNQTASSSNDNSMTVTEHQVAKLMEEDMGSAMQYLQGKGLCLMPISLATAISTATCHTRNPLIHNNNNNNNNNNNAVMASNGGEGPSSPSMSVLTVQSATMGNGGVDGSVKDATSVSKP, from the exons atgcagccTTGTAGCAAAGAAATGCAAGATATGAACTCCCTCTTAAACTCTTCACCTTCCTCCCAACTCTCTCTCCAAGACCACCACCGCCACCTTCAACTTCAACCTCAACAACAATCTCACTCTCACTCCCATTCTCATTCAAGGCCACACCTCCATAACTCTCACTCTCAGATGCATCCTCAAATTCCTTCCCCCTCCCCCGCTCACTTCGACTCCGCTTCCCACGACGACTTCCTCGAGCAAATGCTCTCCACCCTCGGCCCCTCGTCCTGCTCCTGGGCCGACGACACGCCGCCCTCCAACTCCGACAATGTCGTCTTCACTTACGACGACTCCGCCAACCTCGCCACCAAGTTCCGCAGCCAGCAGATCAGCGCCGGAGCCGGTGCCTCCAAATCCGCTTCCACCTCCGCCGCTGCTGCCGCCGCCATGATGCTCCAGCACCAGCTCATGATGTCCAGATCAACGTCCGCCGACTCTGGCTTCGTTCCCATGGCCTTGTCTTTGGGCAACGGAGACTTTGACCGCTCCAACAACGACGTCGTCGAGGGTTCCTCCTCCTTTAAATCTCCCAATCCTGTG GGAGGTGAGGGGGCTTCTTCTGTTCAAGCCCTGTTCAATGGGTTCTCTGGATCACTGCATGGGGGGGCTACTACTCAGTCTCCCAATCAGCATTTTCACCAACCTCAG GGAGGCTCGCTGCAGGCACAGAACTATGGAGGTCCAGGGGCGGCGATGAACCAAGGTCCGGCGAGTGGCTCGGGTGGGGGCGGGGGTGCACCCGCACAAGCCAGACCCAGAGTCAGGGCGAGGAGAGGCCAAGCCACTGACCCACACAGCATCGCTGAAAGA TTacggagagagagaatcgCAGAGAGAATGAAGGCTCTGCAGGAGCTGGTTCCCAATGCGAACAAg ACAGACAAAGCTTCAATGTTGGATGAAATCATCGATTATGTCAAATTCCTCCAGCTCCAAGTCAAG GTTCTGAGCATGAGCAGGTTGGGCGGTGCAGCTGCTGTTGCTCCTCTTGTTGCTGATGTGTCCTCTGAG GGAGGCGGTGACTGTATCCAGGCCAGTGCCAATGGCGGGACCCGCGGCCGGAGTTCTAACGGCAACCAAACGGCCTCCTCATCTAACGACAACAGCATGACGGTCACGGAGCACCAAGTTGCCAAGCTGATGGAGGAAGACATGGGATCCGCCATGCAGTACCTCCAGGGCAAGGGTTTATGCCTCATGCCAATTTCCTTGGCAACCGCCATCTCCACTGCCACGTGTCACACCAGGAACCCCCTCatccacaacaacaacaacaacaacaacaataataataatgcggTCATGGCATCCAACGGTGGCGAAGGGCCCTCCTCTCCCAGCATGTCCGTGTTGACCGTCCAGTCAGCCACGATGGGTAACGGTGGGGTCGACGGTTCCGTTAAAGACGCGACCTCCGTCTCCAAGCCCTGA
- the LOC18770899 gene encoding transcription factor bHLH69 isoform X2, translating into MQPCSKEMQDMNSLLNSSPSSQLSLQDHHRHLQLQPQQQSHSHSHSHSRPHLHNSHSQMHPQIPSPSPAHFDSASHDDFLEQMLSTLGPSSCSWADDTPPSNSDNVVFTYDDSANLATKFRSQQISAGAGASKSASTSAAAAAAMMLQHQLMMSRSTSADSGFVPMALSLGNGDFDRSNNDVVEGSSSFKSPNPVGGSLQAQNYGGPGAAMNQGPASGSGGGGGAPAQARPRVRARRGQATDPHSIAERLRRERIAERMKALQELVPNANKTDKASMLDEIIDYVKFLQLQVKVLSMSRLGGAAAVAPLVADVSSEGGGDCIQASANGGTRGRSSNGNQTASSSNDNSMTVTEHQVAKLMEEDMGSAMQYLQGKGLCLMPISLATAISTATCHTRNPLIHNNNNNNNNNNNAVMASNGGEGPSSPSMSVLTVQSATMGNGGVDGSVKDATSVSKP; encoded by the exons atgcagccTTGTAGCAAAGAAATGCAAGATATGAACTCCCTCTTAAACTCTTCACCTTCCTCCCAACTCTCTCTCCAAGACCACCACCGCCACCTTCAACTTCAACCTCAACAACAATCTCACTCTCACTCCCATTCTCATTCAAGGCCACACCTCCATAACTCTCACTCTCAGATGCATCCTCAAATTCCTTCCCCCTCCCCCGCTCACTTCGACTCCGCTTCCCACGACGACTTCCTCGAGCAAATGCTCTCCACCCTCGGCCCCTCGTCCTGCTCCTGGGCCGACGACACGCCGCCCTCCAACTCCGACAATGTCGTCTTCACTTACGACGACTCCGCCAACCTCGCCACCAAGTTCCGCAGCCAGCAGATCAGCGCCGGAGCCGGTGCCTCCAAATCCGCTTCCACCTCCGCCGCTGCTGCCGCCGCCATGATGCTCCAGCACCAGCTCATGATGTCCAGATCAACGTCCGCCGACTCTGGCTTCGTTCCCATGGCCTTGTCTTTGGGCAACGGAGACTTTGACCGCTCCAACAACGACGTCGTCGAGGGTTCCTCCTCCTTTAAATCTCCCAATCCTGTG GGAGGCTCGCTGCAGGCACAGAACTATGGAGGTCCAGGGGCGGCGATGAACCAAGGTCCGGCGAGTGGCTCGGGTGGGGGCGGGGGTGCACCCGCACAAGCCAGACCCAGAGTCAGGGCGAGGAGAGGCCAAGCCACTGACCCACACAGCATCGCTGAAAGA TTacggagagagagaatcgCAGAGAGAATGAAGGCTCTGCAGGAGCTGGTTCCCAATGCGAACAAg ACAGACAAAGCTTCAATGTTGGATGAAATCATCGATTATGTCAAATTCCTCCAGCTCCAAGTCAAG GTTCTGAGCATGAGCAGGTTGGGCGGTGCAGCTGCTGTTGCTCCTCTTGTTGCTGATGTGTCCTCTGAG GGAGGCGGTGACTGTATCCAGGCCAGTGCCAATGGCGGGACCCGCGGCCGGAGTTCTAACGGCAACCAAACGGCCTCCTCATCTAACGACAACAGCATGACGGTCACGGAGCACCAAGTTGCCAAGCTGATGGAGGAAGACATGGGATCCGCCATGCAGTACCTCCAGGGCAAGGGTTTATGCCTCATGCCAATTTCCTTGGCAACCGCCATCTCCACTGCCACGTGTCACACCAGGAACCCCCTCatccacaacaacaacaacaacaacaacaataataataatgcggTCATGGCATCCAACGGTGGCGAAGGGCCCTCCTCTCCCAGCATGTCCGTGTTGACCGTCCAGTCAGCCACGATGGGTAACGGTGGGGTCGACGGTTCCGTTAAAGACGCGACCTCCGTCTCCAAGCCCTGA
- the LOC18771348 gene encoding cytochrome c oxidase assembly factor 6 isoform X2 — MATEAYAARSPDEIHTDVLSSSRQACYKARDAFYACLEKESDKKQTEIASKGLLYPAECKASREEFVNHCRASWVKHFDALYCKNKSLKRLLDDKDSRRGV, encoded by the exons ATGGCCACGGAAGCTTACGCGGCACGAAGCCCGGATGAGATTCACACTGACGTACTCTCTAGTTCCAGACAAGCTTGCTATAAG GCTCGAGACGCTTTCTATGCGTGTTTGGAGAAAGAATCGGACAAAAAACAGACTGAAATCGCTTCCAAGGGGCTGTTGTACCCAGCTGAGTGCAAAGCTTCGAGGGAGGAGTTTGTCAATCACTGCCGTGCTTCTTGG GTTAAGCATTTTGATGCTCTCTACTGCAAGAACAAGAGTCTGAAGAGGCTTTTGGATGATAAAGATTCGAGGAGAG GGGTATAA
- the LOC18771348 gene encoding cytochrome c oxidase assembly factor 6 isoform X1 — translation MATEAYAARSPDEIHTDVLSSSRQACYKARDAFYACLEKESDKKQTEIASKGLLYPAECKASREEFVNHCRASWVKHFDALYCKNKSLKRLLDDKDSRRGPLSLPQPYTFKPTTSS, via the exons ATGGCCACGGAAGCTTACGCGGCACGAAGCCCGGATGAGATTCACACTGACGTACTCTCTAGTTCCAGACAAGCTTGCTATAAG GCTCGAGACGCTTTCTATGCGTGTTTGGAGAAAGAATCGGACAAAAAACAGACTGAAATCGCTTCCAAGGGGCTGTTGTACCCAGCTGAGTGCAAAGCTTCGAGGGAGGAGTTTGTCAATCACTGCCGTGCTTCTTGG GTTAAGCATTTTGATGCTCTCTACTGCAAGAACAAGAGTCTGAAGAGGCTTTTGGATGATAAAGATTCGAGGAGAGGTCCGTTGTCACTTCCACAGCCTTACACTTTCAAGCCTACCACAAGTAGTTAa